agcgctcccactcaattgcactaccgtgttcccaaaatgtacgtatcaccctgacctaaaagtaggcttaactaacaaatcaaagaacacgaatagcctcctgagattgagactaatcataacaggattaagatcatttgatctaggatcaactaggcgatattgacttgaatagatattacggtaagtttaataaatctaagtcaaagttcaatatctgtaATATCCTAgaagataaataatatttaaatggacatattttattaaatatgtaattacttggaaaatgaagtaggattatgatcttacttaggtaaattgtggagaaattatttaatgaaatacgttatttttgggccccggcaattgtggaattttagctatgtggttagcaatgtcacgacattaaatgaaagaattattttgagaatatcccggattaagttagaattttattagaatgtcggattggggaattagtaaaattaccaaaatgcccctaggttataattttagtttaagttttttttaagggtaaaatagtcattttttttatgtttgacTTTTTGACCTTTGATTCTTAGTGgctgattgtttttttttaaaaaaaaaagaaaagaaaacctttatttaaataacttccttccaaggcaagaaatcatttttttcaaagaaaaatcacaacttcaagctttcttctcttcttcctcttgcCGATCCTTGAAGCAGCTGGAACCAGGGGAAActcatttctttttcttcaatttcttgagctaatcttaaccctagaagctagctaagtggaggtatgGTTTTCTACTCTTCTCTTGATTGGTTTTTATCAGTTTAGTTTAGGTTTTGGTGAAGGTTTTCATTTAATCcagagctggggtataaactgaggttagggtaggttcttagggtgatttgaaacttgtttgaatgaagaTTAAGTGAGATTAATGGCCGTCTAGTTTGAATGCATTTGATTAAGCAATTTGAGCTTGATTTTCATGTGAGATGGTGATTTTGGGTTAAGTGGTGAATTGAGATTgaatgatgtgttgaatatgttgtatttggtatattgaactgttctggaaattCAATTTAGGTCTGaattggttttggttcgagctgagggagaaaaaccagaattttTCGGTACGACGACAACCGGTTGACCGGTTGGTTCTGCtgtatcagaaccggtcgaccggttacagcaggggaaaaattctcgggtttttctctgaaccgtgtttagctcggggttgaacctagtacctgcctttgaataattttgagttatttgaattattatataggtGGTGAAGCCTAAGTCTAATCgattttaaattagggttttaatccggaatattatgttaaggtatttattgtttcaattgtcgtgacataggaccgggaattgcctagcttgtttttccacccaggtcggccatattcttgactcctGAATTAatgtaagaaaagtggtaagcaccgtatgtggttaaaaatcgatgaatgaatggaggtgaccttaattattattatgatgttgactaaagcttattaagcctaggttattacctagggttggaaacggttattaccgttatgagtaattactcttgaaaccgcggttaggtttcttacttatcgtttgctttatcgggcaacgatagtgacatattcagctcgtatgtaacgagtggtaaaaagtggtactttattaagtaccaggaatgtgagatgattaagggaatgcttattattatcaaatagtgagtaagcataatggcatgagaataagttgataatcattttctttcaattattgttttgatcactttcttgctgagtctctgtgactcactggtgctttatggtgcaggtaaaggaaaggctaaagtcgagcaaccatgagtttatggtcgcagcagcaatgtacataccaaccgtaggcagcccagtttacaggatgctctattttgattgtattttggaaaatataaagcttatgttgtaaaatactttgaaaccagtttgtaaatattttgaaaacagggggaccccataaatcatgttacttatcttttgttaaacaatttaaaggttgagttttaactatcaaaaatttaattacccacacttttagtataattacatcttatataattattggtattttaaataaagtgcacacacgtggcgtccctgttggacagggcgttacaacatggtatcagagcgccaaggtttttagatcccgAAGgcggtttgatatgtacattggctgcaaggacctgatcgactcatggtttagtaagctttaagttaaaagatagcttgttaattttctgattacctgattatttgaattatgttgatatcagaatgttgtgggaaggattaatacttatcagtattgttaatacttggaatgtgatcgcaggtgtatagttatgcacccaaggcggactggtaggggtgcccgcgagctagctgggctcggggctgccggggagggtgagaaccctttaccaccacctaattgggaagagttatatgctgctatgcaagaaactattcggcagcagggtgagcaaatcagagaattaagagagcagcgagctcagcctgctctaaatcttaatcctgatcctccggcacctctagtagtgccaccggatgcagggaatcgtttggaaccattatatgagcggttcaggaagcagaatccgccagtgtttgagggtggtgctgatccactcaaggcggagcaatggatgagtatgataacatccatttttgattttatgcgagttgaagataatgaccgagtcaggtgtgctacctatatgctacgggatgatgcccgtatttggtgggagattgtatctcagggccatgatctgaataatatgacctgggaaacttttcgggccttattttatgagaagtattataatgaatctattaaggcagcaaaggcagaagagtttatacggttaactcagggtagtatgactgtgacagagtatgctactaagtttgatcgactggcaaagtttgcctcagatgaggtggctactgaagctgctagaaaagcaaagtttatacgggggatggatgaacacatcgcccgggatgtgattgttgcttctaaacaaccgggggttgcccgaacttatgccCAGAGagttgagttggctttagtttctgagggtgcagaggctcagatacgaaagaaaaatattgccagaagagattcatggaagcaaacggcgagtcttggttcgggtaggggtactgatcttggtgaccgcaagaaaagacctagtgaattATCAGCGGtaggcccaaacaaaagattccagggtaaccaaggtttccgtcgtagtggaaacgaaaactggcggacttttcctgaatgtccgaggtgtaaaaggcatcacctgggcgagtgtcaggctagggcctgtttccactgtggaatggtgggtcacatgaagagaaattgtccacaattgctacggctagagcaaaagaaggatgatacacccgctcctgctcgagtgtttgccctgactcaagcCGAGGCCGATGGCCGGTCCTTCTACCGTGACAGTCGGCTTTCGTTCTTGGTACTTTATTGATCGtgttaattgattctggtgcgacacattcttatatttcaagtagaataattgagcagctgaataaacctagtgatgtgctttctagaggttttggaaccttgttgcctactggggagttggttatctccagcaggtgggttcgatcccttccagtgtttgtggaaggaagagagttatcagttgatGCCGATAGAATTAAATgcggaggattttgatgttattttggggatggattggcttgctaaatacaacgccaccattgattgtaaaagaaagatggtaacttttcagcctgagggcgaggacccttttgtatttgtgggtaagatgcaaggatctcggattcccttaatttcagcccttaaggcaagggatttgttgtgtgaggggtgcattggtttcttggcaagtgttgtggacatttccagggaaccactagcgggaccggagcatgtcccagtggttcgagaatttctggatgtgttcccagaagagttaccagggttgccaccaaaacgtgaaattgattttgagattgatttaataccgtGAGCCGAGCCcgtatcgaaagctccctacaggatggcacTGCGGAAGTGAAAGACTTAAAAGTTCAGTTACAGGgaatgatggatttaaaatttactagacctagcacttcaccttggggtgcaccagttttgtttgtgaaaaagaaagatggaacgttaagaatgtgtatagattatcaggagttaaacaaattaacagtgaagaacaagtaccctctgccaagaatagatgatttatttgatcagttgcagggtaaaactgtcttttctaaaattgatcttcgatctggttatcaccaactgaggattcgagaggaggatattcccaagacagcttttcggacccggtatggtcattatgaattcctggtaatgtccttcggattaacaaatcCCCCgacagcatttatggacttgatgaaccgagtgttcaaagattttctggatgattttgttattgtctttatcgatgatattctaatttattcagactcggaagagactcacgaaagacatcttcgaatggtattacaacgtctcagggagcataagttgtatgccaagtttaagaaatgtgaattttggttacctcaggtgagtttcttggggcatgtggtgagtaaagataatattttagtggatccagtaaagattgaagcagtgcgtgactggcctcgacctaagtcagcaactgaagttagaagtttcctggggttagcagggtattaccggagatttgttgagggctttgcaaagatttctacgcctttaactgagttgacccgaaagaattgtaagtttgtttggactgacaagtgtgaaggtagtttccaggaattgaagcaaaggttgattaccgctcctgtgctaaccttaccaaaaggtgatgaaaagtttgtgatttattgtgatgcatccaaacaagggttaggttgtgttcttatgcagtcagggaaagtgattgcttatgcatccaggcaattgaaggagtatgaacaacgatatcctacccatgatattgaattggcagcggttgtctttgcactaaaagtttggcgtcactatctatacggtgagaagtgtgaaatttatacagatcacaaaagcctcaagtactttttcactcagaaggatttacatatgaggcaacgacgatggttagaattggtcaaagattatgactgcgagattctctaccaccctggtaaagcaaatgttgtagcggatgctctaagtcggaaaggaccagggcaagttcGTGAACTAAAAGAAATCTCAGcaaagttggctgaggatatgacgagagcaggaattgaatttgtaattggaaaacttgctaatatcaccatacaatctaatttattggaaagaattagagtagcccaacaaggtgaccttgagctacagggacataaggagaagttagaggctggattcgcaagagacttttcatgcttatctgatgggttgttgcgatacaaaaacagaatttgtgtaccggttgataaagaaatcaggcaagagattcttgatgaatctcatactacaccgtactccttacacccgggaacaaccaagatgtatcatgatgtaaAAGCTTTAtattggtggccgggtatgaagagggatattgtagaatatgtgtcaaaatgcttaacttgtcaacaaattaaagcagaacatcaaaggccggcaggtttgcttcaacctctaaagattcctgaatggaaatgggaagacatcaccatggattttgtggtaggtttgcccagaacagtagggtattatgattctatttgggtgatagtggatcgatatacgaagtctgctcactttctcccggtgaggacaacgtatatagtggatcaatatgctgatttgtatatcaaggagatagttcgacttcatggtgccccaaagtcgatagtttcagatagagatccaaaatttacatccaaattctgggaaagtttacagcaagcaatgggtactaagttgaaattcggtctggcttttcatcctcaaaccgatggtcaatctgaaaggactatccagatacttgaggatatgttgagggcatgtgtaatggactttgaaggttcttggaacaagtacctacctctgattgagttttcttataacaatagttatcagagtaccattggcatggctccgtatgagatgctttatggaaggaaatgtcgatcacctgttcactgggatgaggctggtgaacgtaggtaccttggacctgaagctgttcaaagaacgagcgaggctattgaaaagattcgagctcgtatgcttgcttcccaaagtagacagaaaagctacgcagatccaaagcgtagagatgttgaattccaagttggggattttgtttttcttcgggtgtccccaatgaaaggaattcgaaggttcgggaagaaaggaaagttgagtcccagatttattggtccatttgagattcttgagaaagtaggtcaggtagcttatcggttggctctacctcctgctttatctggggttcataacgtgtttcatgtctcgatgcttcggaaatatgtatctgacacaactcatattttaagttatgaagacatcgAGCTCCAAACCGACCTgtcgtatgaagaacaaccagtacagatcttagacaggaaagaaaaggtgttgcgaaacaagactattccactagtcaaagtgttgtggcggaacaacaaagttgaagaagcgacttgggaattagagtcgcagatgcgggaactgtatcccgagcttttcaggtaaatttcgaggacgaaattcctataagtgggggatagttgtaatatcccagaaaataaataatatttaaatggacatattttattaaatatgtaattacttggaaaatgaagtaggattatgatcttacttaggtaaattgtggagaaattatttaatgaaatacgttatttttggGCCCCGAcaattgtggaa
This region of Cannabis sativa cultivar Pink pepper isolate KNU-18-1 chromosome 7, ASM2916894v1, whole genome shotgun sequence genomic DNA includes:
- the LOC133029218 gene encoding uncharacterized protein LOC133029218; translation: MLASQSRQKSYADPKRRDVEFQVGDFVFLRVSPMKGIRRFGKKGKLSPRFIGPFEILEKVGQVAYRLALPPALSGVHNVFHVSMLRKYVSDTTHILSYEDIELQTDLSYEEQPVQILDRKEKVLRNKTIPLVKVLWRNNKVEEATWELESQMRELYPELFR